In the Calditrichota bacterium genome, AATGTGGCCGCACTTCGTGCATTTGGCACCCTCTAACCGGGCGCGTTGAGGAATCTCTCGCGTATATCGTGGAACAATACTTTTCATCACATGGCCTCCAAAATATGAATCGTGCAACTTCCTCCGGAACCTCCCATGTTCTGGGTCAGTCCGATTCGGGCATTTTTAACCTGTCGATCGCCTGCCGTCCCCCGAAGCTGGGTGACCACTTCAGCGATCTGTGCAATTCCCGTGGCACCCACCGGATGTCCTTTGGATTTCAACCCTCCGCTGGTATTCACAGGGATTTTTCCATCCAGAGCCGTGATTCCATTCTCGGCGGCCTCACCGCCCTTACCCTTTTCCACAAATCCCAGCTCTTCGTATGCACAAATTTCTGCAATGGTGAAGCAATCGTGCACCTCCGCCAGATCAATTTTATCCGGTGTGAGTCCCGCCATCTTGTACGCCTTTTCGGCGGCCACTCCGATAGAAGGAATCGTCGTTAAATCGGATCGATTGTGCAGGGCAATGGTGTCTGATGCCTGGGCTGTTGCCCGGATTTTGACCGGCTGCCCCTTAAACGCTTTGGCCATTTCCAGAGGAACCACAATCGCCGCCGCTCCTCCGTCCGTGACGGGGGAACAATCAAACAGGTGCAGGGGATCCGCAACCATTGTGGAATTCAGAACGGTGTCTTTTGTGATTTTCATCTGAAATTGGGCATTCGGGTTCAGGTAGCCGTTTGCGTGATTTTTTACGGCGACGGCCGCCAGCTGCTCGCTTGTGGTACCGTACCGGTGCATGTGTGCCCGGGCAATCATGGCATACAACCCGGGGAAGGTAACCCCAAAATAGGCTTCGTATTCCTGATCGGCCGCTGTCGCAAGGATGTACGTCGTATCTTCTCCATCGTTCATTTTTTCAACGCCGCCAGCAAGCACAATATCGCTGTAGCCCGAGGCCACTTCAAAAATTGCCTGCCGTAAGGCCACACTTCCGGAGGCACAGGCCGATTCCACCCGGGAAGAGGGAATAGGTGCCACGCCCAGATAATCGGCCAACAGGGAACCAATGTGCTCCTGTCCCACATACAATCCGGGGGACATACTGCCGATGTACATGGAATCGATGTGATCCACGCCGGCATCGTCAATCGCCTTCAGAGCCGCTTCAACAAAAATATCCCTTAGCGATTGATTCCAGA is a window encoding:
- a CDS encoding thiolase domain-containing protein, with the translated sequence MRDVAIIGVGMTRFGELWNQSLRDIFVEAALKAIDDAGVDHIDSMYIGSMSPGLYVGQEHIGSLLADYLGVAPIPSSRVESACASGSVALRQAIFEVASGYSDIVLAGGVEKMNDGEDTTYILATAADQEYEAYFGVTFPGLYAMIARAHMHRYGTTSEQLAAVAVKNHANGYLNPNAQFQMKITKDTVLNSTMVADPLHLFDCSPVTDGGAAAIVVPLEMAKAFKGQPVKIRATAQASDTIALHNRSDLTTIPSIGVAAEKAYKMAGLTPDKIDLAEVHDCFTIAEICAYEELGFVEKGKGGEAAENGITALDGKIPVNTSGGLKSKGHPVGATGIAQIAEVVTQLRGTAGDRQVKNARIGLTQNMGGSGGSCTIHILEAM